In the genome of Croceimicrobium hydrocarbonivorans, one region contains:
- a CDS encoding DUF3784 domain-containing protein, which produces MLYLIIGMSLLFLVLAFAVNTNNARYLLSGYNTMTEEERANFDLKGFLKQFKSFHIFLGLSFGIFGVLLFFQWGQNVVGWFLGLFPILAYLVFIIRARRYDHNPPRYSYWAIGALLVCIIGVSTLLIYGDQNIDFVVQDQKVHISGMYGADFEIDDIESIRLVDELPPITSKVNGFAMAPVFKGYFRTKAGDRVKLLVLSKASPLLYIQLKNGEELYYVPEDRSAEKEFEQIAIGRISNST; this is translated from the coding sequence ATGTTGTATCTGATTATAGGCATGAGCCTTTTGTTTCTGGTTCTGGCTTTCGCGGTGAATACCAATAATGCGCGTTACTTGCTTTCGGGTTATAATACCATGACCGAAGAGGAGCGAGCCAATTTTGATTTGAAAGGCTTTTTGAAACAGTTTAAGAGCTTCCATATTTTTCTGGGTCTGAGTTTCGGAATCTTTGGGGTACTCCTCTTTTTTCAATGGGGCCAGAATGTGGTGGGATGGTTTTTAGGACTCTTTCCAATCTTGGCTTATCTGGTTTTTATTATTCGAGCCAGACGCTATGATCATAATCCACCACGCTATTCTTATTGGGCAATTGGTGCTCTCTTAGTCTGCATTATTGGCGTAAGCACTTTGCTTATTTATGGCGATCAGAATATTGATTTTGTAGTCCAAGATCAAAAAGTGCACATCTCAGGGATGTACGGAGCCGATTTTGAAATTGATGATATCGAAAGCATTCGGTTGGTAGATGAATTACCTCCAATTACCAGTAAAGTTAATGGCTTTGCGATGGCTCCGGTTTTTAAGGGTTATTTCCGCACCAAAGCTGGTGATAGGGTAAAGCTTTTAGTGCTATCGAAAGCATCCCCACTCTTGTACATTCAGTTAAAGAATGGCGAGGAACTCTATTATGTGCCGGAAGATAGATCGGCAGAAAAGGAATTTGAGCAAATAGCAATAGGTCGAATTTCAAATTCGACCTAG
- a CDS encoding YdeI/OmpD-associated family protein: MNPEVDTYFTEGCGRCDLYQSPDCKVHRWAEPLQQLRSILLSSPLVEERKWSMPTYTHKGKNILILSAFKDYCSLNFFKGALLKDPNNLLEFAGPNSRVPKLFKFKEGDSVLEQEQAILDFIRQAIAVEESGAKVPASAPEAMDYPEELQQAFQEDAGFEAAFESLSPGRKRAYLIQFNGAKQSKTRWARIEKWKDHILIGKGFHDR, encoded by the coding sequence ATGAACCCGGAAGTAGATACTTATTTTACAGAAGGATGCGGTCGTTGTGACTTATACCAAAGTCCTGATTGCAAAGTACACCGCTGGGCAGAGCCACTGCAGCAATTGCGCAGTATTCTGTTGAGCAGTCCTTTGGTGGAGGAGCGCAAATGGAGCATGCCTACTTATACCCATAAGGGGAAGAACATTTTAATCTTGAGTGCATTCAAGGATTATTGTTCGCTCAACTTTTTTAAGGGGGCTTTGCTTAAGGATCCAAACAATTTATTAGAGTTTGCCGGACCGAATAGTCGGGTACCCAAACTTTTTAAATTCAAGGAAGGTGATTCTGTTTTGGAGCAGGAGCAAGCCATTCTTGATTTTATTCGACAAGCCATTGCGGTGGAAGAGTCAGGTGCAAAAGTGCCTGCCAGTGCTCCTGAAGCTATGGATTATCCAGAAGAATTGCAGCAGGCATTTCAGGAGGATGCAGGATTTGAAGCGGCATTTGAGTCGCTGAGCCCGGGGAGGAAAAGGGCTTATTTAATTCAGTTTAACGGTGCTAAGCAAAGTAAAACGCGCTGGGCACGTATTGAAAAATGGAAAGATCACATATTGATCGGTAAAGGCTTTCATGATCGTTAA
- a CDS encoding ribosomal maturation YjgA family protein: MNLRFMYFVLSLCSIGLGLASRSFKMLEWGHAYLGDALYAVFIYFGFRFLFPNLSVRPSALAALVFCYAIEFQQMISWEWLTAIRSTTIGHLILGQGFLWSDILAYSCGVCLVQFLDHKLILKDEQAI, translated from the coding sequence ATGAACCTTAGATTTATGTATTTCGTCTTAAGCCTTTGTAGTATTGGCTTAGGACTTGCTTCCCGTAGTTTTAAAATGTTGGAATGGGGCCATGCCTATCTGGGTGATGCGCTCTATGCCGTATTTATCTACTTCGGCTTTCGCTTCTTATTCCCCAATTTAAGCGTACGGCCTTCGGCCTTAGCGGCATTGGTCTTTTGCTATGCCATTGAATTTCAACAAATGATTTCTTGGGAATGGCTCACGGCTATTCGTTCTACCACCATCGGTCATTTGATTTTAGGTCAAGGCTTTTTATGGTCGGATATTTTAGCCTATAGCTGTGGAGTTTGTTTAGTGCAGTTTTTGGACCATAAGCTGATTTTGAAAGATGAGCAGGCGATTTGA
- a CDS encoding glucosaminidase domain-containing protein has product MTKKLLILVFALCTLGLSAQSVTEQYIADWHEVAQAEMLEYGIPASITLAQGILESGSGQSKLAKEANNHFGIKCHLDWKGEKVYHDDDEDDECFRKYDHAEDSFRDHSRFLKERSRYAKLFDLKSHDYKSWAKGLKKAGYATNPKYADLLIDLIERHKLHKYDVRAVIKTNPPKEVPDPADLLVQESPNKVDFVIARKGDTFESLAEYFNKRTEDLLEYNELRYDAKLEPGQIIYLQPKRSRAARENRYYTFVEGDDLYEISQRYAIKLEKIYQRNDIPVGETPKPGTRLELR; this is encoded by the coding sequence ATGACTAAGAAGCTCCTTATACTCGTTTTTGCCTTATGTACCTTGGGCCTTTCTGCTCAATCTGTTACCGAGCAATATATTGCCGATTGGCATGAGGTGGCTCAAGCCGAGATGCTCGAATATGGGATTCCGGCAAGCATCACTTTAGCACAGGGGATCTTGGAATCGGGTAGTGGTCAAAGTAAACTGGCTAAAGAGGCCAATAATCACTTTGGTATTAAATGCCACCTCGATTGGAAAGGGGAGAAGGTGTACCATGATGATGACGAGGATGATGAGTGTTTCCGGAAGTACGATCATGCGGAGGATAGTTTTCGAGATCATTCCAGGTTTTTAAAGGAACGCAGTCGCTATGCCAAGCTCTTCGATCTGAAATCCCATGATTATAAAAGTTGGGCCAAGGGATTGAAAAAGGCCGGTTATGCGACCAATCCTAAATATGCTGATTTGTTGATCGACCTTATTGAACGCCATAAACTGCATAAGTACGATGTGCGGGCGGTGATCAAAACCAATCCTCCCAAAGAGGTGCCAGACCCGGCAGATTTATTGGTGCAGGAATCTCCTAATAAGGTGGATTTTGTGATCGCTAGAAAGGGCGACACCTTCGAAAGTCTGGCAGAATATTTTAATAAGCGAACTGAGGATCTATTGGAGTACAATGAGCTGCGCTACGATGCCAAGCTGGAGCCAGGGCAAATCATTTATTTGCAACCCAAACGCAGTAGGGCGGCACGTGAGAATCGCTACTACACCTTTGTGGAAGGTGATGATTTGTATGAGATCTCCCAGCGCTATGCTATTAAATTGGAGAAGATTTACCAGCGCAATGATATTCCGGTAGGTGAAACGCCAAAGCCCGGAACTCGATTGGAGCTGCGCTAA